In the Cydia splendana chromosome 2, ilCydSple1.2, whole genome shotgun sequence genome, one interval contains:
- the LOC134804721 gene encoding uncharacterized protein LOC134804721: MESILSPPPPFIFDNNLDNVTSGNLSVEWTKWKKAFNIYFDACELSKKEEKVQISILLHVIGERAREVYQQFESECTTLKSLIARFDKFFLPKKNLTIERHRFFTRCQNDGESIEQYAFELRKLAATCEFSTLMQDLIRDRLICGIKEDALRERLLREPDLTLSKCLDICNLAQMSKMQAGAIKQESVEHNAHIVENNPKHNTEYNWNSEGGQIWGVSHRGAPAHRGTARSRGRGGRYQTPARFPATPCPSPARRNQLFNRQVRDVNSANNSSANLSCSRCGLPHGSSRCPAIGRRCLKCNSYDHFSRMCNVNEVRAEENNDQGGDSS; encoded by the exons ATGGAATCTATCttgtcgccgccgccgccttTTATTTTCGATAATAACCTTGACAATGTGACCTCTGGCAATTTGTCTGTAGAATGGACTAAGTGGAAGAAAGCGTTTAATATTTACTTCGACGCGTGTGAGTTATCGAAGAAGGAAGAAAAGGTGCAAATTAGTATTTTGCTGCACGTTATTGGAGAACGGGCTCGTGAAGTGTACCAACAGTTTGAATCGGAATGCACGACTTTGAAGAGTTTGATTGCGCGGTTTGATAAGTTTTTTTTGCCGAAGAAAAATTTAACTATAGAGCGGCACAGGTTTTTTACACGGTGTCAGAATGATGGTGAGTCTATCGAGCAGTATGCTTTTGAGCTCAGGAAGCTGGCTGCCACTTGTGAGTTTAGCACGCTAATGCAGGATTTGATAAGAGATAGGCTGATTTGCGGCATAAAAGAGGACGCACTACGGGAACGGTTGTTACGTGAGCCGGATCTGACGCTGAGTAAATGTTTAGATATTTGTAATTTAGCCCAGATGTCTAAGATGCAAGCGGGGGCTATAAAGCAAGAGTCTGTAGAACATAATGCACATATTGTGGAAAATAATCCTAAGCATAATACGGAGTACAATTGGAATAGTGAAGGTGGTCAAATTTGGGGGGTAAGTCACCGAGGAGCGCCGGCGCATCGTGGAACGGCGAGAAGTCGGGGGCGCGGTGGCCGTTATCAGACCCCCGCCCGCTTCCCCGCGACCCCGTGCCCGAGTCCTGCGCGGCGAAATCAGCTGTTTAATCGACAAGTGCGTGATGTCAATAGTGCTAACAACAGCAGTGCTAATTTGTCGTGTTCGCGGTGTGGTTTGCCTCATGGCAGTTCAAGGTGTCCTGCCATCGGCAGAAGGTGTCTAAAGTGTAACAGCTATGACCATTTTTCGCGTATGTGCAATGTAAACGAGGTGCGAGCTGAGGAAAACAATGATCAG GGTGGTGATTCCTCCTGA